In one Methanobacterium sp. genomic region, the following are encoded:
- a CDS encoding response regulator yields the protein MDNAVNILLVEDNSADARLIGEVFKDTNVENKIHIVKDGIEAMDFLNKKNSYSNVPKPDIILLDLNLPRKDGREVLKEVKSDEGLKSIPVIILTTSCAEEDLIRTYRNYANCYITKPVDFNELLNVITAIEDFWLKIVKLP from the coding sequence ATGGATAATGCAGTGAATATTTTGTTAGTAGAAGATAATTCTGCTGATGCACGATTAATAGGGGAAGTTTTCAAAGATACTAATGTAGAAAACAAAATACATATAGTAAAAGATGGCATAGAAGCCATGGATTTTTTAAATAAAAAAAATAGTTATTCCAATGTCCCTAAGCCTGATATTATTTTACTGGATCTTAATTTACCCCGTAAGGATGGTCGTGAAGTTTTAAAGGAAGTTAAGAGTGATGAAGGTTTAAAAAGCATTCCGGTCATAATTTTAACCACATCATGTGCTGAAGAGGATTTAATCAGAACTTACAGAAATTATGCAAATTGTTACATAACTAAACCAGTTGATTTTAATGAGCTTTTGAATGTTATAACAGCAATTGAAGATTTCTGGCTTAAAATTGTTAAACTACCATAA
- a CDS encoding response regulator, which yields MEDNPQDLRLIKEMLGEVNNPSFELTSADRLENGLKDLLNYVFDILLLDLSLPDSTGLNTFLSIYEQAPEIPVVILSGFDDEETAVMAVREGAQDYLVKGQVNSPLLSRSISYAIERKSIEDELIRHRYYLNELVEKRTEELEEANICLQEEVKEKEILIEEIYRRIQFTLQIITGIMGMTPSISSDEDLNELNIKSQTRVNAIMKLNEILDESEDFALVNFYRYTDDLLKYLFDIYGLPENQFKAYLDMKGALIDINTAIPLGIILNELLSDKLKDQFEECVIYISLKSYNGNIKLKISYHGACKEKINDNEDKSHLQLIEALLRQFNGSIDLAEDESEVNIILNQVKL from the coding sequence ATTGAAGACAACCCTCAGGATTTAAGGTTAATAAAAGAGATGTTGGGTGAGGTTAATAATCCTTCATTTGAACTAACCAGTGCTGATAGGCTTGAAAATGGATTAAAAGATCTTTTAAACTATGTTTTTGATATACTGCTCCTTGATTTAAGTCTTCCAGATAGTACTGGGTTAAATACTTTTTTAAGCATCTATGAACAGGCGCCTGAGATACCTGTAGTAATATTAAGCGGATTTGATGATGAAGAAACTGCGGTAATGGCTGTCAGGGAAGGTGCACAGGACTATCTGGTTAAAGGTCAGGTTAACAGCCCCCTGCTTTCAAGGTCAATATCATATGCCATTGAACGTAAATCAATAGAAGATGAACTGATACGACACCGTTACTATTTAAATGAGCTTGTTGAGAAAAGAACTGAAGAACTGGAAGAAGCCAATATCTGTCTTCAAGAGGAGGTAAAAGAAAAGGAAATATTAATTGAGGAAATATACAGGCGAATACAGTTCACTTTACAGATTATCACCGGCATTATGGGCATGACTCCTTCAATTTCCAGTGATGAAGACTTAAATGAGCTGAACATTAAAAGTCAGACCCGAGTAAATGCAATAATGAAACTTAATGAAATTTTAGATGAATCTGAAGATTTTGCACTGGTTAATTTTTACAGATATACAGATGATCTTTTGAAATATTTATTTGACATTTATGGACTCCCTGAAAATCAATTTAAGGCATATTTAGACATGAAAGGAGCATTAATTGACATAAACACGGCAATACCATTAGGAATCATTTTAAATGAGCTTTTATCAGATAAATTAAAGGATCAGTTTGAAGAATGTGTTATTTACATAAGCTTGAAGTCTTATAATGGAAATATAAAGTTAAAAATAAGTTATCATGGTGCCTGTAAAGAGAAAATTAATGATAATGAGGATAAATCACATTTACAGTTAATTGAAGCATTACTTAGACAGTTCAATGGTTCAATAGATCTGGCTGAAGATGAAAGTGAAGTTAATATAATTTTAAATCAGGTAAAGCTATAA
- a CDS encoding iron chelate uptake ABC transporter family permease subunit — MLEFLQYGFIQNALIAAVLVSVACGIVGSYVVVKKIVSISGAISHAAFGGIGLGFFIGINPIVAAIPFSVLSAVGIGLINEKVKISEDTAIGILWSVGMAIGVIFINLTPGYAPDLFSYLFGNILTVPSSDLVLMLILDFIIIFTVLLFYREFLAVSFDQEFSRVVGVPVEFVYILLLCIVALSVVVLIKVVGVILVIALLSIPAAVSKQITSKMENIMILSVILGVILTTSGLWLSYIFNLASGATIVLVLGSAFFISTFLKNTT; from the coding sequence GTGCTGGAGTTTCTCCAATATGGATTTATACAGAATGCATTGATAGCAGCCGTCTTAGTTAGTGTTGCCTGCGGTATTGTAGGATCATACGTTGTGGTAAAAAAAATAGTATCCATAAGCGGTGCAATCTCCCATGCTGCATTTGGAGGCATTGGTTTAGGTTTTTTTATAGGTATTAACCCAATTGTTGCAGCAATTCCATTCAGCGTCCTTTCAGCAGTGGGAATCGGGCTAATTAACGAAAAAGTAAAAATAAGTGAAGATACAGCTATCGGTATTTTATGGAGCGTTGGAATGGCTATAGGAGTAATATTTATTAACTTAACTCCAGGATATGCTCCAGACCTTTTCAGTTACTTATTTGGTAACATATTAACTGTTCCCTCTTCAGATCTTGTTTTAATGCTTATTTTAGACTTTATAATCATTTTCACTGTGCTTTTATTCTACAGGGAATTTCTTGCTGTTTCATTTGACCAGGAATTTTCAAGAGTGGTAGGAGTACCTGTAGAATTTGTTTATATCCTTCTTTTATGTATTGTAGCCCTCAGTGTGGTTGTATTAATCAAAGTTGTGGGAGTTATACTTGTAATTGCACTTTTAAGCATTCCCGCAGCAGTAAGTAAACAGATCACATCTAAAATGGAAAATATCATGATTCTTTCAGTAATTTTAGGCGTCATTCTTACTACTTCAGGTCTCTGGCTTTCTTACATCTTTAACCTTGCTTCAGGAGCAACTATAGTGCTGGTTTTAGGATCAGCTTTCTTTATTTCTACCTTTTTAAAAAATACTACTTAA